The Bos taurus isolate L1 Dominette 01449 registration number 42190680 breed Hereford chromosome 13, ARS-UCD2.0, whole genome shotgun sequence genome contains a region encoding:
- the SPINT3 gene encoding colostrum trypsin inhibitor precursor (The RefSeq protein has 1 substitution compared to this genomic sequence), which produces MKLSCLLALCLTPCLVGLASSGETSDNLKQEASQDLFQTPPDLCQLPQARGPCKAALLRYFYNSTSSACEPFTYGGCQGNDNNFETTEMCLRICQPPETEDKS; this is translated from the exons ATGAAGCTCAGCTGCCTACTTGCCCTCTGCCTCACCCCCTGCCTGGTGGGCTTAGCGAGCTCAGGAGAGACCTCAG ACAATCTCAAACAAGAGGCTTCCCAGGACTTGTTCCAAACGCCCCCTGACCTGTGCCAGCTCCCCCAAGCAAGGGGCCCCTGCAAAGCTGCTTTGCTCCGATACTTCTATAACTCTACATCCAATGCTTGTGAGCCCTTTACCTATGGTGGTTGTCAGGGCAATGACAACAATTTTGAAACCACAGAGATGTGTTTGAGGATCTGCCAACCCCCTG AGACCGAGGACAAGAGCTGA
- the PIGT gene encoding GPI transamidase component PIG-T isoform X2 — translation MAAPVRIFLLVLLLLGPGGWGRAEPPRDSLREELVITPLPSGDVAATFQFRTRWDSELQREGVSHYRLFPKALGQLISKYSLRELHLSLTQGFWRTRYWGTPFLQAPSGAELWAWFQDTVTDVDESWKELSNVLSGIFCASLNFIDSTNTVTPTASFKPLGLANGTDHSFLRYAVLPREVVCTENLTPWKKLLPCSSKAGLSVLLKADRLFHTSYHSQAVHIRPVCRNARCTSVSWELRQTLSVVFDAFVTGQGKKDWSLFRMFSRTLTEPCPLASESRVYVDVTSYGQDNETLEVYPPPLTTYQDVILGTRKTYAVYDLLDAAVVSNSRSLNIQLKWKRPPENEAPPVPFLYAQRYVSGYGLQSGQLSTLLYNTHPYRAFPVLLLDTVPWYLRLYVHTLTITSKGKENKPSYIHYQPAQDRMQPHLLEMLIQLPASSITKVSIQFERALLKWTEYTPDPNHGFYVSPSVLSALVPSVVAAKPGDWEESPLFNSLFPVSDSSSYFVRLYTEPLLVSLPTPDFSMPYNVVCLTCTVVAVCYGSFYNLLTRTFQIEEPRKGGLVKRLANLIRRARGVPPL, via the exons ATGGCGGCGCCCGTGAGGATTttcctgctggtgctgctgcttctGGGACCGGGCGGCTGGGGCCGGGCGGAGCCCCCACGCGACAGCCTGCGAGAGGAGCTAGTCATCACCCCGCTGCCTTCAGGGGACGTAGCCGCCACATTCCAGTTCCGCACGCGCTGGGATTCGGAGCTGCAGCGGGAAGGAG TGTCTCACTATAGGCTCTTCCCCAAAGCCTTGGGGCAGTTGATCTCCAAGTATTCTCTCCGGGAACTACACCTGTCCTTAACCCAAGGCTTCTGGAGGACTCGATACTGGGGGACACCCTTCTTGCAGGCCCCATCAGGGGCAGAGCTGTGGGCTTGGTTCCAAGACACTGTCACCGA TGTGGATGAGTCCTGGAAGGAGCTCAGTAACGTCCTCTCGGGGATCTTCTGCGCCTCTCTCAACTTCATCGACTCCACCAACACGGTCACGCCCACCGCCTCCTTCAAACCCCTGGGGCTGGCCAATG GCACGGACCACTCCTTCCTGCGCTACGCGGTGCTGCCACGAGAGGTCGTCTGCACCGAGAACCTCACCCCATGGAAGAAGCTCTTGCCCTGCAGCTCCAAG GCAGGCCTCTCGGTGCTGCTGAAGGCTGATCGCCTGTTCCACACGAGCTACCACTCCCAGGCAGTGCATATCCGCCCTGTTTGCAGA AATGCACGCTGTACCAGCGTCTCCTGGGAGCTGAGGCAGACCCTTTCTGTTGTATTTGATGCCTTCGTCACTGGACAGGGGAAGAAGG acTGGTCCCTCTTCCGGATGTTCTCCCGAACTCTCACCGAGCCCTGCCCCTTGGCTTCGGAGAGCCGAGTCTATGTGGACGTTACCAGCTACGGCCAG GACAACGAGACATTGGAGGTGTACCCGCCCCCCCTTACCACATACCAAGACGTCATCCTGGGCACCCGGAAGACCTATGCGGTCTACGACCTGCTGGATGCAGCTGTGGTCAGCAACTCACGCAGCCTCAACATCCAGCTGAAGTGGAAGAGGCCCCCAGAGAATG AGGCCCCCCCGGTGCCCTTCCTGTATGCCCAGCGGTATGTGAGCGGCTACGGGCTTCAGAGCGGGCAGCTGAGCACGCTGCTGTACAACACCCACCCATACCGGGCCTTCCCTGTGCTGCTGCTGGACACCGTGCCCTGGTACCTGCGGCTGTACGTGCACACGCTCACCATCACGTCCAAgggcaaggagaacaaaccaa GTTACATCCACTACCAGCCTGCCCAGGACCGGATGCAGCCCCACCTCCTGGAGATGCTGATTCAGCTGCCGGCCAGCTCCATCACCAAGGTCTCCATCCAGTTTGAGCGGGCACTGCTTAAGTGGACCGAGTACACCCCGGACCCCAACCATGGCTTCTATGTCAG CCCATCTGTCCTCAGCGCCCTCGTGCCCAGTGTGGTGGCAGCCAAACCCGGGGACTGGGAAGAGAGCCCCCTCTTCAACAGCCT CTTCCCAGTCTCTGACAGCTCTAGCTACTTTGTGCGGCTCTACACGGAGCCACTGCTGGTGAGCCTCCCCACGCCGGACTTCAGTATGCCCTACAACGTCGTCTGCCTCACGTGCACCGTGGTGGCTGTGTGCTACGGCTCCTTCTACAACCTCCTCACCCGCACCTTCCAGATCGAGGAGCCCAGGAAGGGCGGCCTGGTGAAGCGGCTGGCCAACCTCATCCGGCGTGCCCGAGGTGTCCCCCCACTCTGA
- the PIGT gene encoding GPI transamidase component PIG-T isoform X1, whose protein sequence is MAAPVRIFLLVLLLLGPGGWGRAEPPRDSLREELVITPLPSGDVAATFQFRTRWDSELQREGVSHYRLFPKALGQLISKYSLRELHLSLTQGFWRTRYWGTPFLQAPSGAELWAWFQDTVTDVDESWKELSNVLSGIFCASLNFIDSTNTVTPTASFKPLGLANGTDHSFLRYAVLPREVVCTENLTPWKKLLPCSSKAGLSVLLKADRLFHTSYHSQAVHIRPVCRNARCTSVSWELRQTLSVVFDAFVTGQGKKDWSLFRMFSRTLTEPCPLASESRVYVDVTSYGQDNETLEVYPPPLTTYQDVILGTRKTYAVYDLLDAAVVSNSRSLNIQLKWKRPPENAEAPPVPFLYAQRYVSGYGLQSGQLSTLLYNTHPYRAFPVLLLDTVPWYLRLYVHTLTITSKGKENKPSYIHYQPAQDRMQPHLLEMLIQLPASSITKVSIQFERALLKWTEYTPDPNHGFYVSPSVLSALVPSVVAAKPGDWEESPLFNSLFPVSDSSSYFVRLYTEPLLVSLPTPDFSMPYNVVCLTCTVVAVCYGSFYNLLTRTFQIEEPRKGGLVKRLANLIRRARGVPPL, encoded by the exons ATGGCGGCGCCCGTGAGGATTttcctgctggtgctgctgcttctGGGACCGGGCGGCTGGGGCCGGGCGGAGCCCCCACGCGACAGCCTGCGAGAGGAGCTAGTCATCACCCCGCTGCCTTCAGGGGACGTAGCCGCCACATTCCAGTTCCGCACGCGCTGGGATTCGGAGCTGCAGCGGGAAGGAG TGTCTCACTATAGGCTCTTCCCCAAAGCCTTGGGGCAGTTGATCTCCAAGTATTCTCTCCGGGAACTACACCTGTCCTTAACCCAAGGCTTCTGGAGGACTCGATACTGGGGGACACCCTTCTTGCAGGCCCCATCAGGGGCAGAGCTGTGGGCTTGGTTCCAAGACACTGTCACCGA TGTGGATGAGTCCTGGAAGGAGCTCAGTAACGTCCTCTCGGGGATCTTCTGCGCCTCTCTCAACTTCATCGACTCCACCAACACGGTCACGCCCACCGCCTCCTTCAAACCCCTGGGGCTGGCCAATG GCACGGACCACTCCTTCCTGCGCTACGCGGTGCTGCCACGAGAGGTCGTCTGCACCGAGAACCTCACCCCATGGAAGAAGCTCTTGCCCTGCAGCTCCAAG GCAGGCCTCTCGGTGCTGCTGAAGGCTGATCGCCTGTTCCACACGAGCTACCACTCCCAGGCAGTGCATATCCGCCCTGTTTGCAGA AATGCACGCTGTACCAGCGTCTCCTGGGAGCTGAGGCAGACCCTTTCTGTTGTATTTGATGCCTTCGTCACTGGACAGGGGAAGAAGG acTGGTCCCTCTTCCGGATGTTCTCCCGAACTCTCACCGAGCCCTGCCCCTTGGCTTCGGAGAGCCGAGTCTATGTGGACGTTACCAGCTACGGCCAG GACAACGAGACATTGGAGGTGTACCCGCCCCCCCTTACCACATACCAAGACGTCATCCTGGGCACCCGGAAGACCTATGCGGTCTACGACCTGCTGGATGCAGCTGTGGTCAGCAACTCACGCAGCCTCAACATCCAGCTGAAGTGGAAGAGGCCCCCAGAGAATG CAGAGGCCCCCCCGGTGCCCTTCCTGTATGCCCAGCGGTATGTGAGCGGCTACGGGCTTCAGAGCGGGCAGCTGAGCACGCTGCTGTACAACACCCACCCATACCGGGCCTTCCCTGTGCTGCTGCTGGACACCGTGCCCTGGTACCTGCGGCTGTACGTGCACACGCTCACCATCACGTCCAAgggcaaggagaacaaaccaa GTTACATCCACTACCAGCCTGCCCAGGACCGGATGCAGCCCCACCTCCTGGAGATGCTGATTCAGCTGCCGGCCAGCTCCATCACCAAGGTCTCCATCCAGTTTGAGCGGGCACTGCTTAAGTGGACCGAGTACACCCCGGACCCCAACCATGGCTTCTATGTCAG CCCATCTGTCCTCAGCGCCCTCGTGCCCAGTGTGGTGGCAGCCAAACCCGGGGACTGGGAAGAGAGCCCCCTCTTCAACAGCCT CTTCCCAGTCTCTGACAGCTCTAGCTACTTTGTGCGGCTCTACACGGAGCCACTGCTGGTGAGCCTCCCCACGCCGGACTTCAGTATGCCCTACAACGTCGTCTGCCTCACGTGCACCGTGGTGGCTGTGTGCTACGGCTCCTTCTACAACCTCCTCACCCGCACCTTCCAGATCGAGGAGCCCAGGAAGGGCGGCCTGGTGAAGCGGCTGGCCAACCTCATCCGGCGTGCCCGAGGTGTCCCCCCACTCTGA
- the DBNDD2 gene encoding dysbindin domain-containing protein 2 isoform X1, whose translation MDPNPRAALERQQLRLRERQKFFEDILQPETEFVFPLSHLHPESHRPPIGSISSMEVNVDTLEQVELIDLGDQDGADVFLPCEDPPPTPQTSGVDERPEEPSLPVPTPDRTTSRTSSLSSNSSTNPHSADASDGGADTPLAQSDEEEDGGHDGGAEPGACS comes from the exons ATGGACCCAAATCCTCGGGCAGCCTTGGAGCGCCAGCAGCTCCGGCTTCGGGAGCGGCAGAAATTCTTCGAGGACATTTTACAGCCTGAGACGGAGTTTGTCTTCCCCCTGTCCCACCTGCATCCTGAGTCGCACAGAC CCCCCATAGGTAGTATCTCATCCATGGAGGTGAATGTGGACACACTTGAGCAAGTGGAGCTTATCGACCTGGGGGATCAAGATGGAGCGGATGTGTTCTTGCCTTGTGAAGACCCTCCACCAACTCCCCAGACGTCTG GGGTGGACGAGCGTCCCGAGGAGCCGAGCCTGCCAGTGCCCACGCCAGACAGGACGACGTCTCGTACTTCCTCCTTGTCCTCCAACTCCTCCACCAACCCACACAGCGCCGATGCCAGTGACGGCGGAGCAGACACGCCCCTGGCACAGTCTGACGAGGAGGAGGATGGAGGCCATGATGGCGGGGCAGAGCCCGGAGCCTGCAGCTAG